The Actinomycetota bacterium DNA segment AGGTTGATGGGGGTGATCGCGGTGGCGAACCCGTTCAGCAGATCCGACAGCGCATCCATCTAGATGATCCCCTCGAGGATCCCCGGCGGCAGGCCGATGCCGAGCTGGCGGGCGAAGATGAAGTAGCTGAGGAACGACAGGCCGAAGGCGATCAGCGGGTCGCGGAGGAAGTTGCGGCTCCCGAGGGCGTAGGCCGCCCCCCAGAACAGCAGCGCCCCCGAGATCGGCCAGCCCAGGCGCTCGATCAGGGCCACGTTGACCAGGTAGGCGGCGATCAGCAGGAGCACGGTGCGCCAGTCGCTGGGGTGGCTGAGGTCGACGTCCTCGCCGGTCTCGGACTCGCCGTGGCCGCCCCGGAGCACGTCCCGGGCCAGCAGGACGGCCAGGACGACCAGGGCGATGCCGATGCCGA contains these protein-coding regions:
- a CDS encoding tripartite tricarboxylate transporter TctB family protein — protein: MSSLPQRLRGKSELGVCVFLAGLGALVLWDASQTSRNLVQRGPVGPTAIPIGIGIALVVLAVLLARDVLRGGHGESETGEDVDLSHPSDWRTVLLLIAAYLVNVALIERLGWPISGALLFWGAAYALGSRNFLRDPLIAFGLSFLSYFIFARQLGIGLPPGILEGII